In one Pungitius pungitius chromosome 13, fPunPun2.1, whole genome shotgun sequence genomic region, the following are encoded:
- the LOC119213808 gene encoding cullin-9 isoform X1, which yields MRIQQRRAAPGDNDTTEASRRKTEQRARGETATSGDVCDTAVTMVGERRNGNLLVQLGPRLQAYPEELIRQRRNHDGQTEYLIRWCLVTVDDGSGLGGGASEAGSSGSDGAAGPTSGDSKPENILMWMSTEDVYANCPGLLGKRKTDAQRPLQPEARCGEADHGRPGTAAEFPADVTFDEVELSDMKDDVKNLVCRARKQMAKKSDFSISITHTIHVLSAYAGIGSLVGVFKETGALNLLMELLCNKETQTRRSAGKMLRALASHDAGSRAYVLLSLSQQDGIEQHMDFDNRYTLLELFAETTSSEEHGISFEGIHLPQIPGKLLFSLVKRYLCVTSLMDKLNTAGAESNSDRQEASPSPASSSSSTAHQTDHVRMQREFDFTVAMANLISELVRVMGWDRNRQSPDGSAHVQGGGGACREDPGEDASRPVLRSIFQPRFCASPVALSTVAAPAAAASSSSSSSSSSSSPPKKQTGNGYKTRSDFASRSAYVEYVQDNLKSGMQVRMLEDYEEVSAGDEGEFRYSNDGSPPVQVYWNALSRTYWVHWHMVEVQGGGSSSQAEKETQEKASTLTEALRLTAVSQTFFSKPPGGLYSLPYLSEGLHLERRALSRAEWWEILFFIKKLELKQQQEVSSILQQSLEDQEAELDDSSLIGLSVHGDVAKKLLHYLTQKLPSSCQSDLLCSHTFSKHYLRRGGGGQEEEELLAMRSVSKKAKKELPVEAGSSETERELPPEDDSTYPEDLEDKMKVFNNPRVQGKKTVLEKLGEVVDILRKGGSGSDQLAAVLFLTRLLEEKGVQEKNPMRSDSAQSIRDKVLKLLVEMLGSSSKDVLMGALRLTHLLMLKYEWRVSLATEGGVKAVLSCMQEFSTSTHVQQLALATLKVISGASKHDLHSAGSSLPLSESGTQVMLEIFASIGSATPEGSRGLLGAVPAAIDLMLQTKGCMPSVRNGLLVLIVLISNHKSLAEQLVAAGVTAVLKKCLTLSSAETMLAIIALNHISMVHKLESKEGREQLDFKDTELQMLLVSLKELTATKEVIQTLEQLLCDDGSQLEGERSQVTHSRDTYQDLVRLMEQHRADRAVQLSILRILNKFLDSYQEDMLPWHESIEPCLSSMTAFISDREVVQQFIRFLYRLASLNKDYTVVMCRLGTKEALGKALDKHSTNLLLVTELRDLITDCEKYASLYKKMTTSVLAGCIQLVLGQIEEHRRSHQPINIPFFDVFLRNLCQDHVLCSGSSVELKEDKCWEKVEVSSNHHRANKLTDKNPKSYWESNGCTGSHFINIYMHKGVVIRQLAVQVASEDSSYMPARVLVLGGDDPTNISTELNTVNVTPSASRVVLLENMTRFWSIIQIRVKRCQQGGIDTRVHGFEVLGPKPTFWPVFKEQLCCRTYLFYSTKAHTWCQEVMEDKMQLLQLFNKLNSALRHEQMFADRFLPDPEAAEALGRTCWEALITPIVHSITLSESSASSPLSWLLSEYLGNGESIRRCKSRAAFFNSRVRRLTHLLVHVDTSRLESEELKPPVKCKGLNRSKELKNGKEGKNKETPAASSTKPRLKSSSIAGIALCWQGVVQRQVKKFLESSCSLPDFVERYRTLYIRLKNAMEELFGQQTAFVLALRHGFSSALLQLSILRAMHVSERFSQYIDSTIQASGAASGSTETLQRLQQFLEPMLFLSGLELANTFEHFYRYYLGDRLLAQGNVWLESAVIDQIGSCFPSRFPQQMLKNLSESAELQQEFHLYRLQQLDRCLQEHDQVGKNPPNHLQIMEEEWVESEEEAEVQVLVLSPRCWAVSSLCFLDEPTKHFPEELCSYLKQFTQFYSHSQSMLGLSLSKPRRLQWTWLGHAELQFGCLKLHVSTLQMFILLQLNSHQEVPVEALLKATGLSAAVLLHALLPLISEGGPLSCSQPEEPCQGVLQLKQKGACLGEDGVPSSVRLLPAQTYLSVDEDAAGALERKRNFIYCLIVHIMKQEKEMHIDNLVFKVLDSCQRREASRPAGAGRFGCSTGDVLSCIMHVIGRGCVRRSEDNPHIVEFLPEDPSTPQKGQAQFSFSRAEGREDADISLTSTPRPLEDGVLDAVLFSMGRTMTQEDVRELMQRTVQQVSATLSLDLDRAEHLLVHCRWNVDLLVQRYTDDFDDLIVAAGLETRNPEPPPSPAPTCPAPTCPVCLGPRPPAKEPVASLSCMHYCCRPCWQEYLTARIEQNLVMNCNCPITDCQAQPTSLFFLSILTDKDTIAKYESALLRGYVECCSNLTWCTNPQGCDQILCKENMGSMGTCSRCCWSSCFSCNFPEAHYPASCSHMSQWMDDGGYYEGMTMEAQSKHLAKLISKRCPSCQAQIEKNEGCLHMTCAKCNHGFCWRCLKPWKPTHKDYYNCSAMVSKAARQEKKFQDYNERCTFHNQAKDFAINLQNKVSSINEALQMKSLTFVTDACQVLAQARKVLAYSCVYSYYNQETEKMDVMEQQTEALDLHTNALQILLEETLLQCTDLASCVRLLKPEHLNTGLELIRRIQERLLAILQHSTQDFRVGYQSKSSQDPESTQASNKDPNKDPNKVSESGDSDNNNYGDEDEDEEYDEEYVPEWHEDYDEDDIDEDDFFSDDDESENLERDFSPFD from the exons ATGCGCATCCAGCAGCGGCGCGCGGCTCCGGGGGACAACGACACGACGGAAGCCAGCAGGCGGAAGACAGAACAGCGCGCGAGGGGGGAGACAGCGACGAGCGGTGACGTCTGCGACACGGCAG TGACCATGGTGGGCGAGCGGCGCAATGGGAACCTGCTGGTCCAGCTGGGCCCGAGGCTGCAGGCGTATCCGGAGGAGCTGATCCGCCAGCGCCGCAACCACGACGGCCAGACGGAGTACCTGATTCGCTGGTGCCTGGTCACCGTCGACGACGGCTCCGGCTTGGGGGGCGGAGCCAGCGAAGCGGGCAGCTCGGGGTCAGACGGGGCAGCCGGCCCCACGTCAGGAGACAGCAAGCCGGAGAACATCCTGATGTGGATGTCCACGGAGGACGTGTACGCCAACTGCCCCGGGCTGCTCGGCAAGAGGAAGACGGACGCGCAGCGCCCGCTGCAGCCAGAGGCGCGGTGCGGCGAGGCCGACCACGGACGCCCGGGCACCGCCGCAGAGTTCCCTGCCGACGTGACCTTCGACGAGGTGGAGTTGTCGGACATGAAGGACGACGTGAAGAACCTGGTGTGTCGAGCCAGGAAGCAGATGGCCAAGAAGAGCGACTTCTCCATCAGCATCACGCACACCATCCACGTGCTGAGCGCCTACGCCGGCATCGGCTCGCTGGTCGGCGTCTTCAAGGAGACCGGCGCCCTCAACCTGCTGATGGAgctgctgtgcaacaaggaGACGCAGACCCGACGCAGCGCCGGCAAGATGCTGCGGGCGCTCGCCTCCCACGACGCAG GAAGTCGTGCGTATGTCCTGCTGtccctcagtcagcaggacGGCATTGAGCAGCACATGGACTTTGATAACCGCTACACTCTCCTGGAGCTGTTTGCAGAGACCACGTCCTCAGAGGAGCACGGCATCTCCTTTGAGGGGATCCACCTGCCTCAG ATCCCCGGAAAGCTGCTCTTCTCTCTGGTGAAGCGTTACCTGTGCGTGACGTCACTGATGGACAAACTCAACACAGCGGGGGCGGAGTCTAACTCTGACAGACAGGAGGCCagcccctcccccgcctcctcctcctctagcaCCGCCCACCAGACGGATCACGTCCGCATGCAGCGGGAGTTCGACTTCACTGTTGCTATGGCCAACCTCATCTCGGAGCTGGTCCGGGTGATGGGCTGGGACCGGAACCGCCAGTCTCCCGATGGCTCCGCCCACGTccagggaggaggcggggcctgcAGGGAGGACCCCGGGGAGGATGCGTCCCGCCCCGTCCTGAGGTCCATCTTTCAGCCTCGCTTCTGCGCCTCCCCTGTTGCCCTCAGCACTGTCGCCGCTCCTgcagccgccgcctcctcctcctcctcctcctcctcctcctcctcctcgccaccCAAGAAGCAGACGGGAAACGGGTACAAAACGCGCTCCGACTTCGCCAGCCGCTCGGCCTACGTGGAGTACGTGCAGGACAACCTGAAGAGCGGCATGCAGGTCCGCATGCTGGAGGACTACGAGGAGGTCAGCGCCGGGGACGAGGGCGAGTTCCGCTACAGCAACGACGGCTCGCCACCTGTCCAG GTGTACTGGAACGCCCTGTCCAGGACCTACTGGGTCCACTGGCACATGGTGGAGGTACAGGGCGGGGGCAGCAGCAGTCAGGCTGAGAAGGAGACTCAGGAGAAGGCCTCCACCCTGACGGAGGCGCTGAGGCTCACGGCTG TGAGCCAGACGTTCTTTTCCAAGCCCCCCGGTGGTCTCTACTCTCTGCCTTACCTGTCCGAGGGTCTGCACCTGGAGAGGCGGGCCCTGAGTCGGGCCGAGTGGTGGGAGATTCTCTTCTTCATCAAGAAGCTGGAgctcaaacagcagcaggaggtcagCAGCATCCTGCAGCAGAGCCTGGAGGACCAG GAGGCAGAGCTGGACGACTCGTCTCTGATTGGCTTGTCTGTCCACGGAGACGTGGCGAAGAAGCTGCTTCACTACCTGACGCAGAAGCTTCCGTCGTCTTGTCAGAGCGACCTGCTGTGTTCCCACACCTTCTCCAAACACtacctgagacgaggaggaggaggtcaggaggaggaagagctgctGG cgaTGCGCTCCGTCTCCAAGAAGGCAAAGAAGGAACTTCCTGTCGAGGCCGGCAGCtcggagacggagagggagctGCCCCCCGAGGACGACAGCACGTACCCCGAGGACCTGGAGGACAAGATGAAAG TGTTCAACAACCCGCGGGTCCAGGGCAAGAAGACGGTGTTGGAGAAACTGGGGGAGGTGGTGGACATCCTGAGGAAGGGGGGGTCGGGCTCAGACCAGCTGGCCGCCGTGCTCTTCCTCAccaggctgctggaggagaagggagtCCAGGAAAAGAACCCCATGAGGAGCGACTCTGCTCAGAGCATCCG GGACAAGgtgctgaagctgctggtggagatgcTGGGCTCCTCCTCCAAAGACGTGCTGATGGGCGCGCTGAGACTCACACACCTCCTCATGCTGAAGTACGAGTGGAGGGTTTCCTTAGCCACCGAGGGCGGAGTCAAAGCCGTCCTGTCCTGCATGCAGGAgttctccacctccacccacgTCCAGCAGCTGGCACTTGCA ACGCTGAAGGTCATCTCTGGAGCCAGTAAACACGACCTGCACAGCGCAGGCAGCAGCCTCCCGCTCTCCGAGTCCGGCACTCAGGTGATGTTGGAGATCTTCGCCAGCATCGGGTCGGCCACGCCCGAAGGCTCCAGAGGCCTCCTGGGAGCCGTCCCCGCCGCCATCGACCTCATGCTGCAGACCAAAGG CTGCATGCCGTCGGTGCGTAACGGCCTGCTGGTCCTCATCGTGCTCATCTCCAACCACAAGAGCCTGGCGGAGCAGCTGGTGGCCGCCGGCGTCACCGCCGTCCTCAAGAAGTGTCTCACTCTGTCCAGTGCCGAGACCATGCTGGCCATCATCGCCCTCAACCACATCTCCATGGTGCACAAACTGGAGAGCAAAG AGGGCCGCGAGCAGCTGGACTTCAAGGACACGGAGCTGCAGATGTTGCTTGTGAGTCTGAAGGAGCTGACGGCCACTAAAGAGGTGATCCAGACTCTGGAGCAGCTGCTTTGTGACGACGGCTCTCAGCTGGAGGGCGAACGCAGCCAG GTGACGCACAGTCGGGACACTTACCAGGATCTGGTTCGTCTGATGGAGCAGCACCGAGCCGACCGGGCCGTCCAGCTGTCCATCCTCAG GATCCTGAACAAGTTCCTGGACAGCTACCAGGAGGACATGCTGCCGTGGCACGAGAGCATCGAGCCCTGCTTGTCCTCCATGACGGCCTTCATCAGCGACAGAGAG GTGGTCCAGCAGTTCATCCGCTTCCTGTACCGGCTGGCGTCCCTGAACAAGGACTACACGGTGGTGATGTGCCGCCTGGGGACCAAAGAGGCTTTGGGGAAAGCTCTGGACAAACACAGCACCAACCTGCTGCTGGTCACCGAGCTGAGGGACCTCATCACTGACTGTGAGAAGTACGCCAGCCTCTACAAGAAGATGACCACCAGCGTCCTGGCGGGATGTATCCAG CTGGTGTTGGGTCAGATCGAGGAGCATCGCCGCAGCCATCAGCCAATCAACATCCCCTTCTTTGACGTGTTCCTCAGGAACCTCTGCCAAG ACCATGTGCTGTGTTCAGGCTCCAGCGTGGAGCTCAAGGAGGACAAGTGCTGGGAGAAGGTGGAGGTTTCGTCCAATCACCATCGAGCAAACAAGCTGACTGACAAGAACCCCAAATCCTACTGGGAGTCCAACGGCTGCACCGGCTCGCACTTCATCAACATCTACATGCACAAAGGAGTTGTCATCAG ACAACTGGCCGTGCAGGTGGCCAGCGAGGACTCCAGCTACATGCCGGCCCGGGTCCTGGTGCTGGGGGGCGACGATCCAACCAACATCAGCACAGAACTCAACACG gtgaatGTGACCCCGTCAGCCAGTCGGGTGGTTCTTCTGGAGAACATGACCAGATTCTGGTCAATTATCCAGATCCGGGTCAAAAGATGTCAGCAG GGAGGAATCGACACTCGGGTCCACGGCTTCGAGGTCCTTGGTCCAAAGCCGACCTTCTGGCCGGTGTTCAAGGAGCAGCTGTGCTGTCGGACCTACCTGTTCTACAGCACTAAGGCCCACACCTGGTgtcaggaggtgatggaggacaaGATGCAGCTCTTGCAGCTCTTCAACAA actgaACAGCGCTCTGAGACACGAGCAGATGTTTGCTGATCGCTTCCTTCCGGATCCCGAGGCAGCTGAAGCTCTGGGTCGAACCTGCTGGGAGGCTCTGATCACCCCCATCGTccacagcatcacactgtcag aatcctctgcGTCTAGCCCTCTGTCCTGGCTGCTGAGCGAGTACCTGGGAAACGGCGAGTCGATCCGCCGCTGTAAAAGCCGCGCGGCCTTCTTTAACTCCAGAGTGAGACGCCTCACACACCTGCTGGTCCACGTGGACACCAGCCGGCTGGAGAGTGAGGAGCTCAAACCACCAGTGAAATGCA aaGGTCTCAACCGAAGCAAGGAGCTGAAGA ATGGTAAAGagggtaaaaacaaagaaacgccCGCGGCCTCCTCGACCAAACCCCggctgaagagcagcagcaTCGCGGGCATCGCCCTCTGCTGGCAGGGAGTGGTACAGCGCCAG gtgaaGAAGTTCCTGGAGTCCAGCTGCAGTCTGCCAGACTTCGTGGAGCGCTACCGGACTCTGTACATCCGGCTGAAGAACGCCATGGAGGAGCTGTTTGGTCAGCAGACTGCCTTCGTGCTCGCGCTCAGACACGGATTCTCCTCAGCGCTCCTGCAGCTCTCCATCCTCAGGGCCATGCAC GTGAGTGAGCGTTTCTCTCAGTACATCGACTCCACCATCCAGGCCAGCGGGGCGGCGTCGGGCAGCACCGAGACTCTCCAGCGTCTGCAGCAGTTTTTGGAGCCGATGCTCTTCCTGTCGGGTCTGGAGCTCGCCAACACCTTTGAGCACTTCTACAG GTACTACCTGGGCGACCGGCTGCTGGCTCAGGGGAACGTGTGGCTGGAGAGCGCTGTGATCGATCAGATCGGCAGCTGCTTCCCGAGTCGATTCCCTCAGCAGATGCTGAAGAACCTGAGCGAGTCGgcggagctgcagcaggagttCCACCTGTAtcgcctgcagcagctggaccgGTGCCTGCAGGAGCACGACCAGGTTGGCAAAAACCCACCAAACCATCTCCAG ATAATGGAGGAGGAATGGgtggagtcagaggaggaggcggaggtccAGGTTCTGGTTCTCTCCCCACGCTGCTGGGCCGTGTCCTCGCTCTGCTTTCTGGACGAACCCACAAAACACTTTCCAGAAGAGCTCTGCTCCTACCTGAAGCAGTTCACCCAGTTCTACTCTCACA GTCAGTCCATGCTGGGTCTGAGCCTCTCGAAGCCTCGGCGTCTCCAGTGGACGTGGCTCGGTCACGCTGAGCTTCAGTTTGGCTGCTTGAAGCTTCACGTCTCAACTCTGCAGATGTTCATCCTGCTGCAGCTCAACAGCCACCAG GAGGTTCCAGTGGAAGCTCTACTGAAGGCCACCGGCCTATCAGCTGCTGTCCTGCTGCACGCTCTGCTGCCGCTCATCAGTGAGGGAGGACCGCTGAGCTGCAGCCAGCCGGAGGAGCCCTGCCAGG GAGTGTTGCAGCTGAAGCAGAAGGGGGCGTGTCTCGGGGAGGACGGCGTCCCCTCGTCCGTCCGGCTGCTGCCTGCTCAGACGTACCTGAGTGTGGACGAGGACGCGGCCGGAGctctggagaggaagaggaacttCATCTACTGCCTGATCGTCCACATCAtgaagcaggagaaggagatgcaCATCGACAACCTGGTCTTCAAG gtgctgGACTCCTGCCAGAGGCGGGAAGCGTCCCGGCCTGCGGGCGCCGGGCGCTTCGGCTGCAGCACGGGCGACGTGCTCTCCTGCATCATGCACGTCATCGGGCGCGGCTGCGTGCGCCGCAGCGAGGACAACCCGCACATCGTGGAGTTCCTGCCTGAGGACCCGTCCACGCCGCAGAAGGGCCAGGCCCAGTTCTCCTTCAGCCGGGCCGAAGGTCGGGAGGACGCCGACATCag TCTGACGTCGACACCTCGGCCGCTGGAGGACGGCGTTCTGGACGCGGTCCTCTTCTCGATGGGTCGGACCATGACGCAGGAGGACGTTCGTGAGCTGATGCAGAGGACGGTCCAACAG GTATCGGCGACTCTGAGTCTGGACCTGGACCGGGCCGAGCACCTTCTGGTCCACTGCAGGTGGAACGTGGACCTCCTGGTGCAGCGCTACACGGACGACTTTGATGACCTCATCGTGGCTGCCGGACTCGAGACTCGGAACCCGGAGCCGCCGCCGAGCCCCGCCCCCACCTGCCCCGCCCCCACCTGCCCCGTGTGTCTcgggccccgcccccccgccaagGAGCCGGTGGCCTCGCTGAGCTGCATGCACTACTGCTGCAGG CCCTGCTGGCAGGAGTACCTGACGGCGAGGATCGAACAGAACCTGGTGATGAACTGTAACTGTCCAATCACAGACTGCCAGGCTCAGCCCACCTCGCTGTTCTTCCTCAGCATCCTCACCGACAAGGACACCATCGCCAAG TATGAGAGTGCCTTGCTCAGAGGCTACGTGGAGTGCTGCTCCAACCTGACGTGGTGCACCAACCCTCAGGGCTGTGATCAGATCCTGTGTAAGGAGAACATGGGCAGCATGGGGACCTGCTCCAGGTGCTGCTGGtcctcctgcttcagctgcaACTTCCCtgag gCGCACTACCCAGCCAGCTGCAGCCACATGTCCCAGTGGATGGATGATGGAGGCTACTATGAAGGGATGACCATGGAGGCTCAGAGCAAACATCTCGCCAAGCTCATTTCCAAACGCTGCCCCAGCTGCCAGGCTCAAATCGAGAAGAACGAAGGCTGCCTGCA TATGACCTGTGCCAAGTGTAACCATGGCTTCTGCTGGCGCTGTCTGAAACCCTGGAAACCAACACACAAAGATTACTACAACTGCTCCGCCATG GTGAGTAAAGCAGCGCGGCAGGAAAAGAAGTTCCAGGATTACAACGAGCGATGCACCTTCCACAACCAGGCCAAG GACTTTGCGATCAACCTACAGAACAAAGTGTCGTCCATCAATGAAGCTCTGCAGATGAAGTCGTTGACCTTCGTCACCGACGCCTGTCAAGTTCTCGCTCAGGCTCGTAAG GTTCTGGCCTACTCCTGCGTCTACAGCTACTACAACCAGGAGACGGAGAAGATGGACGTGATGGAGCAGCAGACGGAGGCTCTGGACCTGCAcaccaacgctctgcagatccTGCTGG AGGAGACTCTGCTGCAGTGCACGGACCTGGCTTCATGTGTCCGGCTGCTGAAACCAGAACATCTGAACACGGGACTGGAGCTGATCCGACGCATCCAGGAGCGCCTGCTGGCCATCCTGCAGCACTCCACCCAG GACTTCAGGGTGGGGTATCAGTCCAAGAGCAGCCAGGACCCAGAATCCACTCAGGCCTCCAACAAGGACCCCAACAAGGACCCCAACAAAGT GTCGGAGTCCGGAGACTCTGACAACAACAACTACggcgacgaggacgaggacgaggagtaTGATGAAGAGTACGTCCCGGAGTGGCACGAGGACTACGACGAGGACGACATCGACGAGGACGACTTCTTCTCCGACGACGACGAGTCCGAGAACCTGGAAAGAGACTTCAGCCCCTTCGACTGA